The Eurosta solidaginis isolate ZX-2024a chromosome 4, ASM4086904v1, whole genome shotgun sequence genome includes a window with the following:
- the LOC137250376 gene encoding cobalamin trafficking protein CblD: MSLSLLRCLNRGGGGVLNAFNNATKLTLPTSSSASVPILGVTSSASYSRRSDSKNLDSVFKVVKSKAREEDDSTFLGGECGPNWELLAPRGNRFYFPNAVGPAWQSASTTITLEAPLESLVDFDGKDTKQNTMLVFTVRECPSLIRKSLHELFPAPEVVSSEKLALMTLRFSGDNEQGARKFVLAAREITARLRLHGYWADFMNPFSGKPFYSWANGKNLYKVDDRFRGLNMKLIKKNHCTVISTEDGEAIFSGAIYTNAPCDYLQIKYLIDEQV, from the exons ATGTCACTTTCGCTTTTGCGATGTCTTAATAGGGGTGGAGGAGGGGTGCTAAATGCCTTCAACAATGCTACTAAATTAACACTGCCAACGTCGTCATCAGCATCAGTGCCAATATTAGGTGTCACCAGTTCAGCAAGCTATTCACGACGTAGCGATTCAAAGAATCTTGATAGCGTTTTTAAAGTGGTCAAATCGAAAGCGCGCGAAGAAG ATGACTCTACTTTTCTTGGCGGCGAGTGCGGGCCAAATTGGGAATTATTAGCACCTAGAGGAAATCGTTTTTATTTTCCAAATGCAGTTGGTCCCGCATGGCAAAGTGCATCAACAACTATTACACTCGAGGCGCCACTGGAATCACTTGTTGATTTTGATGGCAAG GATACGAAACAAAATACAATGCTGGTATTCACGGTCCGTGAATGTCCATCTTTAATCAGAAAATCACTGCACGAACTTTTTCCAGCACCTGAAGTAGTATCAAGTGAGAAATTAGCTTTGATGACTTTGCGCTTTTCAGGTGATAATGAGCAGGGCGCAAGAAAG TTTGTTTTAGCAGCACGTGAAATTACCGCACGCTTACGCTTGCATGGGTATTGGGCCGATTTTATGAATCCTTTTAGTGGCAAACCATTTTATTCTTGGGCAAATGgtaaaaatctttataaagtCGATGATCGCTTTAGAGGTCTTAATATGAAGCTAATCAAAAAGAATCACTGTACGGTCATTAGTACCGAGGATGGGGAAGCAATTTTTTCTGGCGCCATATACACAAATGCCCCATGTGACTATTtacaaattaaatatttaattgacGAACAGGTCTAG